The following proteins come from a genomic window of Mammaliicoccus sp. Marseille-Q6498:
- a CDS encoding DUF47 domain-containing protein, with protein MFNKKKDKFGIQLEAIAENLSRASVEFGEMDFDSEFDLKAYSDKIKAYESNGDDLMHQIITDLNQTFITPIEREDILELCDALDDVLDEMEETSAMFEMYSISYSDEYMAEFVKNIQAAVKEIEIAVTLVAEKKFSHIRVHSINIKEYETNCDNILRQSIKYIFNTETDPVTLIKVKDIYESLEDVADKCQLVANKLEQIIMKNS; from the coding sequence ATGTTTAACAAGAAAAAGGATAAGTTTGGTATACAGCTAGAAGCTATAGCTGAGAATTTAAGCCGCGCATCAGTTGAATTTGGAGAAATGGACTTTGACTCAGAATTCGATTTAAAAGCTTATTCAGATAAAATTAAAGCTTATGAATCAAACGGTGACGACTTAATGCACCAAATTATTACTGATTTAAATCAGACTTTTATCACACCGATTGAAAGAGAAGATATTTTAGAACTTTGTGATGCATTAGACGATGTATTAGATGAAATGGAAGAAACTTCTGCAATGTTCGAAATGTATTCTATCAGTTATTCAGATGAATATATGGCTGAATTTGTTAAAAATATTCAAGCAGCTGTTAAAGAAATTGAAATAGCTGTAACGTTAGTAGCAGAGAAGAAATTTTCTCACATACGTGTACATTCTATTAATATTAAAGAATACGAAACAAACTGTGATAACATTTTAAGACAATCAATTAAATATATTTTCAATACTGAAACAGACCCAGTTACTTTAATCAAAGTGAAAGATATTTATGAATCTTTAGAAGATGTAGCTGACAAATGTCAATTAGTAGCAAACAAACTTGAACAAATCATTATGAAAAATAGCTAA
- a CDS encoding NAD-dependent epimerase/dehydratase family protein: MQTNVLISGGSGYIGKHLISTLKDLGNIYTITKYAEDMIDDEVIWRQCDIYVLKDMINALKDIDIAIYYLDPNKKSAKLTQSTARNLNLIASDNMAKACKINNVKKIIYITGSPFDNETIQTLETSGVEVLATSQPIKRPAVSIELQKSKYDDVRSIDRMPLPYKWDLEDGVKYYFDWLQETSGTLVSTELVEDIYYVYFKHSKKPLLQLKRVTPNLADDVIQFKVVGGTLTVQKYEDNGMLEFRRLKETNEFIVHLFNYIPRIPWSIYYLSQAPIHNVTLKGFEVDCRIKDFQLRTGAGEVKKYTK, encoded by the coding sequence ATGCAAACAAATGTATTAATTTCCGGTGGGTCTGGTTATATAGGTAAACATTTAATCAGTACTTTAAAGGATTTAGGAAATATTTATACTATTACAAAATACGCTGAAGATATGATAGATGATGAAGTTATTTGGAGACAATGCGATATTTATGTGTTAAAGGATATGATAAATGCATTGAAAGATATAGATATTGCGATTTACTATTTAGACCCGAATAAAAAATCAGCTAAACTCACACAAAGCACTGCTCGAAATTTAAATTTGATTGCAAGTGATAATATGGCTAAAGCTTGTAAAATCAACAATGTTAAAAAAATAATTTATATTACTGGATCGCCTTTTGATAATGAAACAATACAAACGCTAGAAACTTCTGGTGTAGAAGTGCTTGCCACTTCTCAACCTATAAAACGACCTGCTGTTTCTATCGAATTACAAAAATCAAAATATGATGATGTACGTAGTATAGATAGAATGCCATTACCGTATAAGTGGGATTTAGAAGATGGTGTGAAATATTATTTTGATTGGTTGCAAGAAACGAGTGGGACACTTGTTTCAACTGAACTTGTAGAAGATATTTATTATGTTTATTTTAAACATAGTAAAAAACCGTTACTTCAACTAAAAAGAGTGACACCAAATTTAGCAGACGATGTGATTCAATTTAAAGTAGTTGGTGGAACATTGACTGTTCAAAAATACGAAGACAATGGAATGCTTGAATTTAGAAGACTTAAAGAAACAAATGAATTTATCGTACATTTATTTAATTACATTCCTAGAATACCATGGTCAATCTATTATTTATCACAAGCACCGATTCATAATGTGACGTTGAAGGGGTTCGAAGTAGATTGTAGAATTAAAGACTTCCAATTAAGAACGGGAGCAGGAGAAGTAAAAAAATATACTAAGTAA
- a CDS encoding sensor histidine kinase — translation MVKLFLKERLPWIILFILMQLVILLTSWLDIAFSMKSALYLIIVNIILLLIFLWMIYTRETRFYKALEDNMPLKEIEHKELNHSAYEKVIFNYIQEHDDTTRVTIHEQNKTMQVTKNDLLEWIHEVKTPITAMKLLLDQIEQAEVKQDLLYEWSRIDYLLDQQLYLRRLSSKSNDFYFGQYSIKEMVIKEIQHARNISMAKGIGYDLEIDDEMVYTDEKWCRTIIRQIISNALKYTENSDVLIATYEMNNQTYLKIVDKGRGIKSRDLPRIFDRGFTSTTNQRESTATGMGLYLVKEIAEGLSIKVNVKSTYGEGTTVLLIFPNPNEFTSIEQARDNNVTLNS, via the coding sequence ATGGTTAAATTATTTTTAAAAGAAAGATTGCCATGGATTATATTGTTTATACTAATGCAGCTCGTTATTTTATTAACAAGTTGGTTAGATATAGCATTCTCTATGAAAAGTGCTTTGTACTTAATAATTGTTAATATTATTTTGTTATTAATATTTTTATGGATGATATACACACGGGAAACGCGATTTTATAAAGCGTTAGAAGATAACATGCCACTTAAAGAAATTGAACATAAAGAGCTCAATCATTCTGCCTATGAAAAAGTTATTTTTAATTATATTCAAGAACATGATGATACAACACGTGTGACGATTCATGAACAAAATAAAACGATGCAAGTAACAAAAAATGATTTACTTGAATGGATACATGAAGTGAAAACACCTATTACAGCTATGAAACTTTTGTTAGATCAAATTGAACAAGCTGAAGTAAAACAAGACTTATTATATGAATGGAGTAGAATTGATTATTTATTAGATCAACAATTATATTTAAGAAGATTGTCATCTAAATCTAATGACTTCTATTTTGGACAGTATTCAATTAAAGAAATGGTTATTAAAGAAATACAACATGCTAGAAACATTAGTATGGCTAAAGGGATAGGCTATGATTTGGAGATAGATGATGAAATGGTCTACACAGATGAAAAATGGTGCCGTACAATCATTAGACAAATTATAAGCAACGCACTTAAATACACTGAGAATAGTGATGTTTTAATCGCTACATATGAAATGAATAATCAAACGTATCTCAAAATAGTAGATAAAGGTAGAGGTATTAAGTCACGTGATTTACCTCGAATATTTGATAGAGGTTTTACATCTACTACAAATCAAAGAGAATCAACGGCAACTGGTATGGGGTTATATCTTGTGAAAGAAATAGCGGAGGGATTAAGTATAAAAGTAAACGTCAAATCTACATATGGAGAAGGTACGACTGTATTACTCATATTCCCTAATCCAAATGAATTCACATCCATTGAACAAGCGCGTGACAATAATGTCACTTTAAATAGTTAA
- a CDS encoding response regulator transcription factor, whose amino-acid sequence MQLLIIEDDETLFKAMKTQLEKWGWTVHGINDFSLVFEEYEAIQPDLVIIDIQLPKYDGFYWCRAIRKQSNIPIVFLSSRDHPMDQVMSMELGADDFIQKPFHTEVLVAKLQAIYRRVYQYNKDEPRVKLWNKARVDYGKHVIEKDGIEISLTKNEMFILEILLNHKNEIVTRDTIITSLWDDEQFVSDNTLTVNVNRLRKKLADIGLKDLIETKVGKGYIAHEPEG is encoded by the coding sequence ATGCAATTACTTATAATTGAAGATGATGAAACTTTATTTAAAGCAATGAAGACTCAGCTCGAAAAATGGGGATGGACTGTACATGGAATCAATGACTTTAGTCTAGTGTTTGAAGAATATGAAGCGATACAGCCAGACTTAGTTATAATAGATATTCAATTACCAAAGTATGATGGTTTTTATTGGTGTCGTGCAATTCGAAAGCAATCTAATATTCCTATTGTATTCTTGTCTTCTAGAGACCATCCAATGGACCAAGTGATGAGCATGGAGCTTGGAGCAGATGATTTTATACAAAAACCATTCCATACTGAAGTGCTCGTAGCGAAACTTCAAGCTATATATAGAAGGGTCTATCAATATAATAAAGATGAGCCTAGAGTGAAGTTATGGAATAAAGCTCGCGTAGATTATGGGAAACATGTTATTGAAAAAGATGGCATAGAAATATCACTTACAAAAAACGAAATGTTTATTTTAGAAATATTATTAAATCATAAAAATGAAATCGTAACTAGAGACACTATTATTACATCTTTATGGGATGACGAACAATTTGTTAGTGATAATACGTTAACAGTTAATGTGAATCGATTAAGAAAAAAATTGGCCGATATTGGTTTGAAAGATTTGATTGAAACTAAAGTAGGTAAAGGCTATATAGCACATGAGCCGGAGGGATAA
- a CDS encoding ABC transporter ATP-binding protein: protein MSILKTEQLVKVYGSKNNQQEVLKHIDMTVEKGEFITIMGPSGSGKTTLLNVLSSIDYATSGQIEINGHQLQTMNNKQMSNFRKKELGFIFQEYNLLNTLTVQENIMLPLTIQKVSKKEAQKRYEEVSKVLGILDIQNKYPNEISGGQKQRTSAARAFIAQPSIIFADEPTGALDSKSASDLLNKLDQMNRTTGSTIVMVTHDSAAASYSNRVIFLKDGKVYSELYKGDDDRKTFYKEIIKTQSVLGGVVNEL, encoded by the coding sequence ATGAGTATATTAAAAACCGAACAGCTCGTTAAAGTTTATGGTTCTAAAAATAATCAACAAGAAGTGTTAAAACACATAGATATGACAGTGGAAAAAGGTGAATTTATTACGATTATGGGGCCATCAGGTTCAGGGAAGACAACTTTATTAAACGTATTAAGTTCAATCGATTATGCAACAAGTGGTCAAATTGAAATCAACGGACATCAACTTCAAACTATGAATAATAAACAAATGTCTAATTTTCGAAAAAAAGAACTAGGATTTATTTTCCAAGAATATAATTTACTCAACACATTGACTGTGCAAGAAAATATTATGTTACCACTCACGATTCAAAAAGTTTCAAAAAAGGAAGCACAAAAAAGATACGAAGAAGTGAGTAAAGTGCTAGGCATTTTGGATATACAAAATAAATATCCAAATGAAATTTCAGGCGGACAAAAACAAAGAACATCTGCTGCTCGCGCATTTATTGCACAACCTTCTATTATTTTTGCTGATGAGCCAACAGGAGCTTTAGACTCTAAATCAGCATCAGATTTATTAAACAAATTAGATCAAATGAATCGTACAACAGGATCAACAATTGTAATGGTGACACATGATTCTGCAGCAGCAAGTTATTCTAATCGTGTTATTTTCTTAAAAGATGGTAAAGTTTATTCTGAACTTTATAAAGGAGACGATGACCGCAAAACTTTCTATAAAGAAATCATCAAAACACAAAGCGTGTTAGGTGGTGTCGTTAATGAACTTTAA
- a CDS encoding ABC transporter permease — MNFNQIVIKNLKRNIRHYGMYVFSITMSVMLFFGFVTLKYSEDLKGLQSGVKPEAGIKVGITLLIAIIIVFLLYANKLFIKRRSREIGLYQLIGMTKREVFKIFALENFLLFGMTVIIGSILGFFSSKVLLMILYKIIGIHQEAQLQFSFEAFLQTVLLMVVIYVIVSIQSYIFIKRKTILALMNEHNATDTKIKKIKLYELVFGALGIVMIIAGYYLSSVMFENIATGGMTTLYLKMLTILFLTIVGAYLLFRCSISLIFNTIRKSKKGMLSVTDVVSTSSIMHKMKTNALSLTIIAIVSAMAVGLLALSYISYYNAEESSRTTAPDDYIFLNKDKSESFKKSLDENNISYKEKNYQVTRYKVDDSKVLKGANETRGNVDSIAVIAKASDFKGIDLKDNEVAIVGFNDLLEKVAKVDDSQDMTYKLNNETKSLKVKSISKDSYLTSLVDYNGPTYVVSDHTFNNIKKNEVKNRDQNEQYGVNLNNQKDVKKAESIFDKQNDQQDSSLSYHKIYQDSKSGLGVMLFVLGFLGIAFLLSTGCIIYIKQIDETEDETSNYNILRKLGYTSQDMSRGIALKIGFNFALPLIIGLCHGYFAAKSAWFFMGQAFYTPVLIVMGLYSLIYILFGILAYIHSKRVIQRVL, encoded by the coding sequence ATGAACTTTAATCAAATTGTTATTAAAAACTTGAAAAGAAATATACGACACTATGGTATGTATGTATTTTCAATTACGATGAGTGTCATGTTATTTTTCGGATTCGTCACGTTAAAATACTCAGAAGACTTAAAAGGACTACAATCAGGTGTTAAACCAGAAGCGGGTATCAAAGTAGGTATCACACTTTTAATCGCTATTATTATTGTGTTTCTACTATATGCTAATAAACTTTTCATCAAAAGACGGTCACGAGAAATAGGGTTATATCAATTAATAGGTATGACTAAAAGAGAAGTTTTTAAAATTTTTGCATTAGAAAACTTTTTACTATTTGGCATGACGGTAATAATTGGATCCATACTCGGTTTCTTCTCATCAAAAGTGTTGCTCATGATTTTATATAAAATCATCGGTATACATCAAGAAGCACAATTACAATTTAGTTTCGAAGCATTTTTACAAACCGTTTTACTTATGGTTGTTATTTACGTTATCGTATCGATTCAAAGTTATATATTCATAAAACGTAAGACAATCCTTGCACTCATGAATGAACATAATGCGACAGATACGAAAATTAAAAAAATTAAATTATATGAACTTGTATTTGGTGCACTTGGCATTGTGATGATTATTGCAGGGTATTATTTATCCAGTGTCATGTTTGAAAATATAGCAACAGGTGGCATGACAACGCTATATTTAAAAATGTTAACCATTCTATTCTTAACAATTGTAGGGGCATATTTATTATTTAGATGTTCAATTTCGTTAATATTTAATACAATACGAAAATCAAAAAAAGGCATGTTAAGTGTTACAGATGTTGTATCCACTTCGTCTATCATGCATAAAATGAAAACAAATGCTTTATCATTAACAATTATCGCAATTGTATCCGCTATGGCAGTTGGATTATTAGCACTCAGCTATATTTCATACTATAACGCAGAAGAATCTTCAAGAACGACAGCGCCTGATGATTATATATTCTTAAATAAAGATAAAAGTGAATCATTTAAAAAATCATTAGATGAAAATAATATTTCTTATAAAGAAAAAAATTATCAAGTAACCCGTTATAAAGTTGATGACTCAAAAGTGCTTAAAGGTGCTAACGAGACAAGGGGTAATGTAGACTCAATAGCCGTTATTGCTAAAGCTTCTGACTTTAAAGGAATCGACTTAAAAGACAATGAAGTCGCAATTGTAGGTTTTAATGATTTATTAGAAAAAGTAGCAAAAGTAGACGATAGTCAAGATATGACATACAAATTAAACAACGAAACAAAAAGTCTTAAAGTAAAAAGTATAAGTAAAGACTCTTATCTCACTTCATTAGTTGATTATAATGGTCCAACGTATGTTGTATCAGATCATACTTTTAATAACATAAAGAAAAATGAAGTTAAAAATAGAGACCAAAACGAACAATATGGCGTTAATTTAAATAATCAAAAAGATGTTAAGAAAGCAGAAAGTATCTTTGACAAACAAAATGACCAACAAGATTCATCGCTTTCTTACCACAAAATTTATCAAGACTCTAAAAGTGGTTTAGGTGTTATGTTATTCGTACTTGGTTTCCTAGGCATAGCATTTCTACTATCAACAGGTTGTATCATTTACATTAAACAGATTGATGAAACAGAAGATGAAACTTCTAACTATAATATATTAAGAAAGCTAGGGTATACTTCTCAAGACATGTCACGCGGTATAGCACTGAAAATAGGATTTAACTTTGCGCTACCACTAATTATAGGACTATGTCACGGATATTTTGCAGCTAAGTCAGCATGGTTCTTTATGGGACAAGCGTTCTATACACCCGTATTAATTGTAATGGGACTATACTCATTAATTTATATATTATTTGGAATTTTAGCTTATATACATTCAAAACGCGTTATACAACGTGTGCTATAA
- a CDS encoding LysM peptidoglycan-binding domain-containing protein: MKKFAFAVTAVSGVAAIASHHDAEASTQHKVQNGESLWSIADQYGVSVDQLKSSNNISGNMIFPGQVISVNGSNSAGGSGSQESTATSGSTYTVKSGDSLAVIAQQNGVTVDQLMKSNNLQGYIIYPGQSLKIAGGSGSDTSTAPSNNTQPTQTGSSQSFNDQNLYDWGQCTYYVFDRRAQAGSAISTYWGDAKYWASAAQADGFRVDRNPSVGAIMQSTTGQYGHVSYVESVKADGSLLVSEMNYNTPPGVQDYRTIPASEAYNYSYIH, translated from the coding sequence TTGAAAAAATTTGCATTCGCAGTGACAGCTGTATCAGGTGTTGCAGCTATAGCATCTCATCACGACGCTGAAGCTTCTACACAACACAAAGTACAAAATGGTGAATCTTTATGGAGTATTGCAGACCAATATGGCGTATCTGTTGATCAACTGAAATCAAGTAACAACATTTCAGGAAACATGATTTTCCCAGGTCAAGTCATTTCAGTAAACGGCAGTAATTCTGCTGGTGGCAGTGGTTCACAAGAAAGTACAGCAACATCAGGTTCAACATACACAGTTAAAAGCGGTGATTCATTAGCAGTAATCGCTCAACAAAATGGTGTTACAGTTGACCAACTTATGAAATCAAATAATTTACAAGGTTATATTATCTATCCAGGACAAAGTTTAAAAATTGCTGGTGGTAGCGGAAGCGACACTTCTACTGCACCTTCAAATAACACTCAACCAACTCAAACTGGTAGTAGTCAATCATTTAATGACCAAAATTTATATGACTGGGGTCAATGTACATACTATGTATTCGATCGTAGAGCTCAAGCTGGTAGTGCAATTAGTACTTACTGGGGAGACGCTAAATATTGGGCAAGCGCAGCACAAGCTGACGGTTTCCGTGTAGATCGTAATCCAAGTGTAGGTGCAATTATGCAATCTACTACTGGACAATATGGTCACGTATCATATGTAGAATCAGTTAAAGCAGACGGTAGTTTACTCGTTTCAGAAATGAACTACAACACGCCTCCTGGTGTACAAGATTATAGAACTATCCCAGCATCAGAAGCTTACAACTATTCATATATTCATTAA
- a CDS encoding Bax inhibitor-1 family protein: MNYEYNYGANQEAVSHGSAIRKTWLYFLFYWVIFGVGTYLGQYLPPALHFPITIALFAIIMISLFVKSSRKFGGIISIVFAFLIGVLSYTSFMYYLGTLGTQAFYGNIALAIGAFAAFGILGYFMIDDASGLGKYLFVTLIALVIASFIGLFLNNPIFHTVISVIGIGLFLLYTVYDFNRMKLGNFSPREMGFNLFVNLLNIIMHILRLASIIKD; the protein is encoded by the coding sequence ATGAATTATGAATATAACTACGGAGCAAATCAAGAAGCTGTATCTCATGGTTCAGCTATTAGAAAAACTTGGTTATACTTCCTATTCTATTGGGTGATTTTTGGAGTTGGTACGTATTTAGGACAATATTTACCTCCAGCATTACATTTTCCAATTACAATAGCATTATTTGCAATTATTATGATATCTCTATTCGTGAAGTCTTCTAGAAAATTTGGTGGCATCATTTCTATTGTGTTTGCATTTTTAATCGGAGTATTGTCTTACACTTCATTTATGTATTATTTAGGTACATTAGGAACGCAAGCATTTTATGGAAATATAGCACTTGCAATTGGCGCATTCGCTGCATTTGGTATACTAGGTTACTTTATGATTGATGATGCATCAGGTTTAGGTAAATATTTATTTGTTACATTAATCGCATTAGTCATTGCGAGCTTCATTGGTTTATTTTTAAATAATCCAATCTTCCATACTGTTATATCAGTAATTGGAATTGGCTTGTTCTTACTATATACTGTGTATGATTTTAATAGAATGAAATTAGGTAATTTCTCTCCAAGGGAAATGGGCTTTAATTTATTCGTAAACTTACTCAACATCATTATGCATATTTTAAGACTAGCAAGTATTATAAAAGATTAA
- a CDS encoding YebC/PmpR family DNA-binding transcriptional regulator has product MGRKWNNIKDKKAQKDKNTSRIYAKFGREIYVAAKSGEPDPESNQNLKFVLEKAKTYSVPKHIIDRAIEKAKGGSEENYDELRYEGFGPSGSMLIVDALTNNVNRTASDVRAAFGKNGGNMGVSGSVAYMFNHTAVFAFKGKSADDVFELLLEQDLDVKDVIEEEELTIVYAEPDQFAQVQNVLKENGVEDFEVAELSMLAQSEVTLSEEDLETFEKLVDAIEDLEDVQQVFHNVEL; this is encoded by the coding sequence ATGGGACGTAAATGGAATAATATTAAGGATAAAAAAGCCCAAAAAGATAAAAATACAAGTAGAATTTATGCGAAGTTTGGACGTGAAATATATGTAGCGGCTAAATCAGGAGAACCAGATCCTGAATCAAACCAAAATCTTAAATTCGTATTAGAAAAGGCTAAAACGTATTCTGTTCCTAAACATATTATTGATAGAGCCATTGAGAAAGCAAAAGGCGGATCAGAAGAAAACTATGATGAATTAAGATATGAAGGATTCGGTCCTAGTGGTTCAATGTTAATAGTAGATGCCTTAACAAATAATGTTAACCGTACTGCTAGTGATGTGCGTGCTGCTTTTGGTAAGAATGGTGGAAATATGGGCGTATCAGGTTCAGTAGCGTATATGTTCAATCATACAGCAGTTTTTGCTTTTAAAGGAAAATCAGCAGATGATGTATTCGAACTATTATTAGAACAAGATTTAGATGTTAAAGATGTTATTGAAGAAGAAGAATTAACAATTGTATACGCAGAGCCAGATCAATTTGCTCAAGTACAAAATGTACTTAAAGAAAATGGAGTAGAAGATTTCGAAGTTGCGGAACTTTCAATGTTAGCTCAATCTGAAGTTACATTATCTGAAGAGGATTTAGAAACTTTTGAAAAATTAGTAGATGCAATTGAAGATTTAGAAGATGTACAACAAGTATTTCATAACGTAGAACTATAA
- a CDS encoding cupin domain-containing protein: MTKEEWIQLLDLTDHPEGGYYRETIKSNQVLNDDNALYTSIYFLLEKNNISHFHRIQSDEVWYYHAGDTLTVHMIHPNGEYEQVHIGTNIEDGDVLQALVPKGTIFASSVEGENDFALVGCMCSPGFQFEKFELFKQHELLEQYPQHDAIIKKYAFE; encoded by the coding sequence ATGACTAAAGAAGAATGGATTCAGTTATTAGATTTAACTGATCATCCAGAAGGTGGTTATTACAGAGAAACCATTAAATCTAATCAAGTATTGAATGATGATAATGCACTGTATACGAGTATTTATTTCTTATTAGAGAAAAATAATATTTCGCATTTTCATAGAATACAGTCAGATGAAGTTTGGTATTATCATGCAGGTGACACATTAACCGTTCATATGATTCATCCGAATGGAGAATATGAGCAAGTTCATATCGGTACAAATATTGAAGACGGTGATGTATTACAAGCATTAGTACCAAAAGGCACAATATTTGCTTCAAGTGTAGAAGGTGAGAATGACTTTGCACTGGTAGGATGTATGTGTTCACCAGGATTTCAATTTGAGAAATTTGAATTATTTAAGCAACATGAATTGTTAGAGCAATATCCACAACATGATGCGATTATAAAAAAATATGCATTTGAATAA
- a CDS encoding inorganic phosphate transporter, whose protein sequence is MDSLLIITVAIVACALLFDFINGFHDTANAIATAVSTKALKPRHAILLAAVMNFIGALMATGVAQTIAKDIVDPFKLENGSIVILAALISAITWNLVTWYFGIPSSSSHALIGSIAGAAIASAGFGVLHYQGFSKIILALIASPILAFIVGFIVYSIFKVVFKNNNLTKTNRNFRFIQIGTAALQAFSHGTNDAQKAMGIITMALISANMQTTTDIELWVKISCATAMGLGTAVGGWKIIKTVGGNIMKIRPANGVAADLSSALIIFGATYIHLPVSTTHVVSSSILGVGSSQRVKGVKWTTAQRMIITWIITLPVSIVLAFVIYHICMLFV, encoded by the coding sequence ATGGATAGTTTACTCATTATTACCGTAGCTATTGTTGCTTGTGCGTTACTTTTTGACTTTATTAATGGTTTCCATGATACAGCAAATGCGATCGCAACAGCAGTATCTACAAAAGCACTTAAACCGAGACATGCAATTCTATTAGCAGCAGTGATGAACTTTATTGGGGCATTAATGGCAACAGGTGTTGCTCAAACAATCGCAAAAGATATAGTAGATCCATTTAAATTAGAGAATGGTTCAATTGTAATATTGGCCGCTTTAATTTCAGCAATAACATGGAATCTCGTTACTTGGTATTTTGGTATTCCAAGTTCATCATCACATGCACTTATTGGTTCAATTGCAGGTGCTGCGATAGCATCAGCAGGATTTGGTGTATTACATTACCAAGGATTTTCTAAAATTATATTAGCATTAATTGCTTCACCTATACTTGCTTTTATAGTTGGTTTTATTGTTTATTCCATTTTTAAAGTAGTATTTAAGAACAATAACTTAACGAAAACAAATAGAAACTTTAGATTTATTCAAATTGGTACAGCAGCTTTACAAGCATTCTCACATGGTACTAACGATGCTCAAAAAGCAATGGGTATTATCACAATGGCACTTATTTCAGCCAATATGCAGACTACAACTGATATTGAGCTATGGGTTAAAATAAGTTGTGCTACTGCAATGGGACTTGGAACAGCAGTAGGTGGCTGGAAAATTATTAAAACAGTTGGCGGTAACATTATGAAAATTCGTCCAGCTAATGGTGTAGCAGCAGATTTATCATCAGCACTTATTATTTTTGGTGCTACATACATTCATTTACCAGTATCAACTACACATGTTGTTTCATCTTCAATTTTAGGTGTAGGTTCATCACAAAGAGTTAAAGGTGTTAAATGGACTACAGCACAAAGAATGATTATTACTTGGATTATTACATTACCAGTATCAATTGTTCTAGCATTTGTTATTTATCATATTTGTATGTTATTTGTATAA